The genomic interval GCCCACCGTTGTGGGCAGTGTCGGTGCTTCGCTGAGTATTGCCAATAACGATACACCAACAACGTTATCGCTAACCGGCACCGGAAGTGATGTGGTCACACCACCGTCTGGCTCGCTGCACAGCTTTACTGGTGATGGCAATGTCAATCGCACGGCGCTGAGTTACGCCCAGCTCAATGGCTCAAGTATTGGCATGGTGGATTTCAGTCAGTACAGCCACGGCACCTCTGAACTTAATGCCGATAATTCCAAAGCTAAGCAACCGAGTAACAGTTTTTCTGGTCGCTTGGTGCTCAATGCTGGTAACGATACGGCGCTGAGCTTTAATGAAACAACATCGGGTCGGGCGCAAGCGGGTAACTATGTGTCGCCCAATACCTTACCCAGTTTTGACTTTGAGTTTGTGCAAACCGGTTCGCACATCATTCCCCAGCAGCGCGGTCTTGTTGTAACCGGCCACGGCGATTGGAATTACATTCTAGAACCCGGGCGGGTTTGGGATGAAAACAACGACCAAGGCTTTTCCCGTGCCGCCATTCCCTTTTCGCTACAAGAGAATCAAGCCAATTGTACCCATAACGGCATACTAACCTTCTTGTTTAAAAACGACGGCTCTGTATCCAAGGTGGCCGTGCAAGTGGGTGGCGAAACCTGTTTGTATTTTAATTACAACTTGTGGGGCTTGGTGTCGGCCAGCTATGTGCCCGGCGCCGTTAGCGATACATCGAATTTAATCGCTAACTACGAAGCGGAAGTGCTTAACCGTATCCCCACGAAAGCCATCTCTGAATTGGCGGTGGATTACCCTGGTGTTGTGGTGAGTAATATCGCCGCAGAGCAGGCCTCAGGTGAAACCACTCACGGGGTTTACTACAACGGCATTCATTACGCGGCGCCCTGCGTGACACAAAATGGCAATTACCCCTTCTGCGAGGTCATGGGCTTGCCGTCTTATTCAACGGCGAAAACGGCGGTGGCGAACTTCGCCCATGCTTTATTGAGCCAGCAAGACGGTGCTGTAGCGCGCAACATGAAAGTGGCCGACTACGTGAGCGAATGTCAGGATGGCATTAACGGCACAGCGTCTATTTGGAGCGATGTGACCGTTGAAAATGCCTTGGATATGGCCACGGGGAATTATCGCCTTTCATCTTATGAGGGTGACGAGGGCAGCACAGCAGTGTTAAATGATTTCTTCTTGGTGTTTACCCACGCGGAAAAAATCAAGCACGCTTGCGAGCGCTATATTCGCAAGGCCACACCTAACACACACTTTTCCTATCACTCATCGGATACCTACATTGCCGGCGTGGCCATGGATAATTACTACGCCGCTGGCGATCTATTCGATAAGTTAGTGAATGAGGTGTACAAGCCGTTGAAGTTAAGCCCGGCTACTTACACC from Simiduia curdlanivorans carries:
- a CDS encoding choice-of-anchor D domain-containing protein encodes the protein MRPVKLILASALLASMSLGCHADVQEDFEDGNADGWSTTGTTAIVTNVTIGQYALRLKGGATAERSFSADGDVTVSVAASSLETNDRCDVYVSNSNQNWGTPLITLNNGQDNSSFFNATKTITGGTTYIRYVQTGSAADYCYADGISIVGSAAPAPKLSLSGSAAFGSVLVGSSASKTVTISNTGNANLTLTSMTGASAPFALANNNCANTTLSPSTSCSFNVNFTPTVVGSVGASLSIANNDTPTTLSLTGTGSDVVTPPSGSLHSFTGDGNVNRTALSYAQLNGSSIGMVDFSQYSHGTSELNADNSKAKQPSNSFSGRLVLNAGNDTALSFNETTSGRAQAGNYVSPNTLPSFDFEFVQTGSHIIPQQRGLVVTGHGDWNYILEPGRVWDENNDQGFSRAAIPFSLQENQANCTHNGILTFLFKNDGSVSKVAVQVGGETCLYFNYNLWGLVSASYVPGAVSDTSNLIANYEAEVLNRIPTKAISELAVDYPGVVVSNIAAEQASGETTHGVYYNGIHYAAPCVTQNGNYPFCEVMGLPSYSTAKTAVANFAHALLSQQDGAVARNMKVADYVSECQDGINGTASIWSDVTVENALDMATGNYRLSSYEGDEGSTAVLNDFFLVFTHAEKIKHACERYIRKATPNTHFSYHSSDTYIAGVAMDNYYAAGDLFDKLVNEVYKPLKLSPATYTTVRTQASPADPFWSHGMNWHADDMVKLGKLVNDRGVINGQQVLDPAIMDDMLLKGSDNGLETYGSESTYINGMWTYDMGQRSSPLCPAGSWVTYMSGYGGIGIVLFPNGAVFYHVSDSNSFAFAGAEAELHKISNICGN